One Aliidiomarina minuta genomic region harbors:
- a CDS encoding DUF3149 domain-containing protein — translation MSLWQEFFRDPVIFFSFTGLAIVVGMCIFYAIYFYVKMIKSEKN, via the coding sequence ATGAGTCTATGGCAGGAGTTCTTCCGCGATCCGGTTATCTTCTTTTCGTTTACCGGTTTAGCCATTGTGGTGGGCATGTGTATTTTCTATGCCATTTATTTCTATGTGAAAATGATTAAGTCTGAAAAAAATTGA
- a CDS encoding porin family protein, with amino-acid sequence MRKICLTGISALLFLFPSLAAASDNLNQWYAGANVSQIDYDESGFDSFNPITLNAVVGRNITPYYGFEARAGFGVNDDSVSDVFEGYNISLDLSVDYILGVYARGNLPVNERFSVYGLLGVSQAKITAKASVSGTGQSASGSFSESETDISYGVGASFSVNERVSLQLEYLNVVSPSEFDISALSLGFSYRF; translated from the coding sequence ATGCGTAAAATATGCCTCACAGGTATCTCCGCCTTATTGTTTTTATTCCCTTCTTTAGCCGCTGCTTCAGATAACCTGAACCAATGGTATGCTGGGGCCAATGTAAGTCAGATTGACTACGATGAGAGCGGTTTTGATTCTTTCAACCCCATTACCCTGAACGCAGTAGTTGGCCGTAATATAACCCCTTACTACGGCTTTGAAGCCAGAGCTGGTTTCGGCGTTAACGATGACTCTGTGAGCGACGTTTTTGAAGGGTACAACATAAGCTTAGACCTCTCAGTTGATTACATCCTTGGCGTCTACGCGCGCGGCAACCTGCCGGTAAACGAGCGGTTTTCAGTCTATGGACTACTGGGTGTTTCACAAGCAAAAATAACCGCGAAAGCCTCTGTTTCCGGAACGGGTCAATCAGCAAGTGGAAGTTTCAGCGAGAGTGAAACTGATATTTCTTATGGAGTCGGTGCCAGCTTCTCGGTTAACGAAAGAGTGTCTCTGCAGCTGGAATATCTTAATGTGGTAAGTCCTTCTGAATTTGATATAAGCGCTTTATCGCTGGGCTTCTCTTACCGGTTTTGA